A section of the Symphalangus syndactylus isolate Jambi chromosome 19, NHGRI_mSymSyn1-v2.1_pri, whole genome shotgun sequence genome encodes:
- the MIA3 gene encoding transport and Golgi organization protein 1 homolog isoform X5 produces MDSVPATVPSITATPGDPELLGPLSVLYAAFIAKLLELVATLPDDVQPGPDFYGLPWKPVLITAFLGIVSFAVFLWRTVLVVKDRVYQVTEQQISEKLKTIMKENTELVQKLSNYEQKIKESKKHVQETRKQNMILSDEAIKFKDKIKTLEKNQEILDDTAKNLRVMLESEREQNVKNQDLISENKKSIEKLKDVISMNASEFSEVQIALNEAKLSEEKVKSECHRVQEENARLKKKKEQLQQEIEDWSKLHAELSEQIKSFEKSQKDLEVALTHKDDNINALTNCITQFNLLECESESEGQNKGGDDSDELANGEVGGDRNEKMKNQIKQMMDVSRTQTAISVVEEDLKLLQLKLRASVSTKCNLEDQIKKLEDDRNSLQAAKAGLEDECKTLRQKVEILNELYQQKEMALQKKLSQEEYERQEREHRLSAADEKAVSAAEEVKTYKRRIEEMEDELQKTERSFKNQIAAHEKKAHENWLKARAAERAIAEEKREAANLRHKLLELTQKMAMLQEEPVIVKPMPGKPNTQNPPRRGPLSQNGSFGPSPVSGGECSPPLTVEPPVRPLSATLNRRDMPRSEFGSVDGPLPHPRWSAEASGKPSPSDPGSGTATMMNSSSRGSSPTRVIDEGKQTVHQEPEVPSVPSITSLAEHPVAVNMAPKGPPPFSGVPLMSSPMGGPVPPPIRYRPPPQLCGPFGPRPFPPPFGPGMRPPLGLREFAPGVPPGKRDLPLHPREFLPGHAPFRPLGSPGPREYFIPGTRLPPPTHGPQEYPPPPAVRDLLPSGSRDEPPPASQSTSQDCSQALKQSP; encoded by the exons gTGAAGGATAGAGTATATCAAG tcacGGAACAGCAAATTTCCGAGAAGTTGAAGACtattatgaaagaaaatacagaacTTGTACAAAAATTGTCAAATTATGAACAGAAG ATCAAGGAAtcaaagaaacatgttcaggaaACCAGGAAACAAAATATGATTCTCTCTGATGAAGCAATTAAATTTAAG GATAAAATCAAGACACttgaaaaaaatcaggaaattctGGATGACACAGCTAAAAATCTTCGTGTTATGCTAGAATCAGAGAGAGAACAGAATGTCAAGAATCAGGACTTG atatcagaaaacaagaaatctataGAGAAGTTAAAGGATGTTATTTCAATGAATGCCTCAGAATTTTCAGAG GTTCAGATTGCCCTTAATGAAGCTAAGCTTAGTGAAGAGAAGGTGAAGTCCGAATGCCATCGGGTTCAAGAAGAAAATGCTAggcttaagaagaaaaaagagcag TTGCAGCAGGAAATCGAAGACTGGAGTAAATTACATGCTGAGCTCAGTGAGCAAATCAAATCATTTGAGAAGTCTCAGAAAGATTTGGAAGTAGCTCTTACTCACAAGGATGATAATATTAAT gcTTTGACTAACTGCATTACACAGTTCAATCTGTTAGAGTGTGAATCTGAATCTGAGGGTCAAAATAAAGGTGGAGATGATTCAGATGAATTAGCAAATGGAGAAGTGGGAG GTGACCGGAATGAGAAGATGAAAAATCAAATTAAGCAGATGATGGATGTCTCTCGG ACACAGACTGCAATATCAGTAGTTGAAGAGGATCTAAAGCTTTTACAGCTTAAGCTAAGAGCCTCTGTGTCCACTAAATGTAACCTGGAAG accagataaagaaattgGAAGATGACCGCAACTCACTACAAGCTGCCAAAGCTGGACTGGAAGATGAATGCAAAACCTTGAGGCAGAAAGTGGAGATTCTGAATGAACTCTATCAGCAGAAGGAGATGGCTTTACAAAA GAAACTGAGTCAAGAAGAGTATGAACGGCAAGAAAGAGAGCACAGGCTCTCAGCTGCAGATGAAAAGGCAGTTTCGGCTGCAGAGGAAGTAAAAACTTACAA GCGGAGAATTGAAGAAATGGAGGATGAATTACAGAAGACAGAGCGGTCATTTAAAAACCAG ATCGCTGCCCATGAGAAGAAAGCTCATGAAAACTgg CTCAAAGCTCGTGCTGCAGAAAGAGCTATAgctgaagagaaaagggaagccgCCAACTTGAGACACAA ATTATTAGAATTAACACAAAAGATGGCAATGCTGCAAGAAGAACCTGTGATTGTAAAACCAATGCCAGGAAAACCAAATACACAAAACCCTCCACGGAGAG GTCCTCTGAGCCAGAATGGCTCTTTTGGCCCATCCCCTGTGAGTGGTGGAGAATGCTCCCCTCCATTGACAGTGGAGCCACCTGTGAGACCTCTCTCTGCTACTCTCAATCGAAGAGATATGCCTAGAAGTGAATTTG GATCAGTGGACGGGCCTCTACCTCATCCTCGATGGTCGGCTGAGGCATCTGGGAAACCCTCTCCTTCTG ATCCAGGATCTGGTACAGCTACCATGATGAACAGCAGCTCAAGAGGCTCTTCCCCTACCAGGGTAATCGATGAAGGCAAG caaactgtTCACCAAGAGCCTGAAGTCCCCTCAGTTCCCAGCATTACATCTTTGGCTGAGCATCCAGTAGCA GTTAATATGGCTCCAAAAGGGCCCCCTCCTTTCTCAGGAGTCCCTCTCATGAGCAGCCCCATGGGAGGCCCTGTACCACCACCCATTCGATATAGACCACCACCTCAGCTCTGCGGACCTTTCGGGCCTCGGCCATTCCCTCCACCCTTTG gCCCTGGTATGCGTCCACCACTAGGCTTAAGAGAATTTGCACCAGGCGTTCCACCAGGAAAACGGGACCTGCCTCTCCACCCTCGGGAATTTTTACCTGGACATGCACCATTTAGACCTTTAGGTTCACCTGGCCCAAGAGAGTACTTTATTCCTGGTACCCGATTACCACCCCCGACCCATGGTCCCCAGGAATACCCACCACCACCTGCTGTAAGAGACTTACTGCCGTCGGGCTCTAGAGATGAGCCTCCGCCTGCCTCTCAGAGCACCAGCCAGGACTGTTCACAGGCTTTAAAACAGAGCCCATAA